One window of Medicago truncatula cultivar Jemalong A17 chromosome 2, MtrunA17r5.0-ANR, whole genome shotgun sequence genomic DNA carries:
- the LOC11418322 gene encoding late embryogenesis abundant protein 2 has product MDSNNASYNAGQAQGQTQEKASNMMDKASNVAQSAKESMQEVGQQMQAKAQGAVDSAKDSTNKN; this is encoded by the exons ATGGACTCTAACAATGCAAGCTATAATGCGGGACAAGCCCAGGGCCAAACCCAG GAGAAGGCTAGTAACATGATGGATAAGGCTAGCAATGTTGCTCAGTCTGCCAAAGAATCAATGCAAGAG GTTGGTCAGCAGATGCAGGCAAAGGCGCAAGGAGCTGTTGATTCTGCTAAGGATTCTACAAACAAGAACTAA